In one window of Trachemys scripta elegans isolate TJP31775 chromosome 5, CAS_Tse_1.0, whole genome shotgun sequence DNA:
- the CASP3 gene encoding caspase-3 isoform X4: MDCNQVKMRQMQNLSLVPKGMSFRSGTDADAAHIRDTFMTLGYKVNLHNDRTGKQMFDILQNVAKDDHSNRSSFVCVVLSHGEDGLIYGTDGPFELKILTGLFRGDRCKSLVGKPKLFFFQACRGTELDSGVETDSSSEENTCQKMPVEADFLYAYSTVPGYYSWRNSSEGSWFIQSLCLMLKQHAKKLELMQILTRVNRKVAQFSSYSNQPGFHGKKQIPCIVSMLTKELYFTH; the protein is encoded by the exons GAATGTCATTCCGATCTGGTACTGATGCAGATGCTGCACACATCAGAGATACTTTTATGACTTTGGGATATAAAGTCAACCTTCACAATGATCGTACAGGGAAGCAAATGTTTGACATCTTGCAAAATG TTGCTAAAGATGATCACAGCAATCGAAGTAGTTTTGTTTGTGTTGTGTTAAGTCATGGTGAAGATGGATTAATCTATGGTACAGATGGTCCTTTTGAACTGAAAATATTAACAGGCCTGTTCAGAGGAGACAGATGTAAGAGTCTTGTGGGAAAGCCAAAACTCTTCTTCTTTCAG gCTTGTAGAGGGACAGAATTAGATTCTGGTGTTGAAACAGACAGTAGCTCAGAGGAAAATACATGTCAGAAAATGCCTGTAGAAGCAGACTTCCTATATGCATATTCTACTGTTCCGG GCTATTACTCCTGGAGAAACTCATCAGAAGGCTCCTGGTTTATTCAGTCGCTATGTTTGATGCTGAAACAACATGCAAAGAAACTTGAGCTTATGCAGATACTAACACGTGTAAATCGCAAGGTGGCACAATTTAGTTCGTATTCAAACCAACCAGGTTTTCATGGAAAGAAGCAGATTCCATGTATTGTGTCCATGCTCACCAAAGAACTGTACTTCACTCACTAA